One stretch of Sporocytophaga myxococcoides DSM 11118 DNA includes these proteins:
- a CDS encoding PAS domain-containing protein, with amino-acid sequence MKPKFDTSSIQSSTPFILIRLGKVLIVIASAIPALNIIGRYFNFQLLTKVTPGHIITMNPLSSVCFIVLGIALWLLQEEDGDQFKYQRLLARCLALAVTIVTFCKILSLVLGLEFKLDILLFREQLFLEETQSWNGMAPNTAFSFFLLSTTIFFIDKKFNDGKNPFQYLNFIVILISLLSMYGYIYGVRYLYGILSMIPMSFYSALCLYLFSTSVLFLRPYKGQMRMLIGENPIEVVWMRLAALILPLIIGYLKTQGEKMDLYDKEFGTAIFTLVTYAISMILLGRKSSIQFKLRSTKKEIEDLREAENERLNYLFDHSSTAIYIRDVKGKFKFINKKFEEIFGKRKADIVDKSPENIWSDDLINWFKYDEEALSAGIVKENIESINTGNGRFDLGTKKFPIKHSDGEIYAICGMSADLTALKDSERKIVENNKLIHSIIELVGEMVFVVDQKGNFILYNEKAKRITGKKLVKYKQVFESKFFYPDRKTSFPKEELPGARALRGLATRDRELFVINDAFPEGKIFRAIGEPLFLSEDKLVAIAIYRDITKRRNFQQRLKESERRIKDILSTIGEGIIISDKNGKFLQFNSAAANILGKGPVEINPSEWPAFYGLYLPDGKTLYSADQLPLQRALRGESVSDEEIIIITDSKEVKRVLISAKPIHNDVGSVIAGLIDFRNITEFRHVEQAMKEVADKYQELHDFLDKTRD; translated from the coding sequence ATGAAGCCGAAATTTGACACTTCCAGCATACAAAGTTCCACTCCCTTTATCCTTATAAGATTAGGAAAAGTATTAATTGTTATAGCATCTGCAATTCCTGCATTAAACATCATTGGGAGATACTTTAATTTTCAACTATTGACCAAAGTAACTCCCGGGCACATCATTACGATGAATCCATTGTCTTCTGTATGCTTTATTGTGTTAGGAATTGCACTCTGGTTGTTGCAAGAGGAGGATGGGGATCAATTTAAATATCAAAGGTTGTTAGCTAGATGTTTAGCATTAGCAGTGACAATCGTCACTTTCTGCAAAATACTTTCACTGGTATTGGGTCTCGAATTTAAATTGGATATTCTTCTTTTCAGAGAGCAGCTTTTTCTGGAAGAAACGCAATCCTGGAACGGTATGGCTCCTAATACTGCCTTCTCTTTTTTTCTGTTAAGCACAACCATCTTTTTCATAGATAAAAAATTTAATGATGGTAAAAATCCATTTCAATATCTCAATTTTATAGTAATACTCATATCTCTGCTTTCAATGTATGGATATATCTATGGCGTAAGATATTTGTATGGAATACTTTCCATGATTCCAATGTCTTTTTACAGCGCTTTGTGTTTGTATTTGTTTTCAACCAGTGTATTGTTTTTGAGGCCATATAAAGGGCAGATGAGAATGCTTATTGGTGAAAATCCCATAGAAGTTGTTTGGATGAGGCTGGCAGCACTTATATTACCTCTTATAATAGGATATCTGAAGACACAGGGAGAGAAGATGGATCTCTATGATAAAGAATTCGGTACTGCCATTTTTACATTAGTTACCTATGCTATATCAATGATTTTATTGGGGAGGAAATCGTCAATACAATTTAAACTAAGGAGCACTAAAAAGGAAATAGAAGACCTTCGTGAGGCAGAGAATGAGCGATTGAATTATCTGTTTGATCATAGCTCTACTGCTATTTATATAAGAGATGTGAAAGGGAAATTTAAATTTATTAACAAGAAATTTGAAGAGATTTTTGGGAAAAGAAAGGCTGATATTGTTGATAAATCTCCTGAAAATATATGGTCTGATGATCTTATCAATTGGTTTAAGTATGATGAAGAAGCTTTAAGTGCCGGAATTGTGAAGGAAAATATTGAAAGCATAAATACTGGAAATGGAAGATTTGACTTAGGTACCAAGAAATTTCCTATTAAACATTCAGATGGAGAAATATATGCTATCTGCGGTATGTCAGCTGACCTCACTGCACTTAAAGATTCAGAAAGAAAAATTGTAGAAAATAATAAATTGATTCACTCAATAATTGAGTTGGTCGGAGAGATGGTATTTGTTGTTGATCAGAAAGGAAATTTCATTTTGTATAATGAAAAGGCTAAGCGAATAACAGGTAAAAAACTCGTTAAATATAAGCAAGTGTTTGAAAGCAAATTTTTCTATCCGGATAGGAAAACTTCCTTTCCTAAAGAGGAGCTTCCTGGAGCGAGGGCTCTTCGTGGACTTGCCACACGTGATCGTGAATTGTTTGTAATAAATGACGCCTTTCCGGAAGGAAAAATTTTTAGAGCAATAGGAGAACCTCTTTTTTTATCTGAAGATAAATTAGTTGCCATTGCGATATACAGGGATATTACCAAAAGAAGAAACTTTCAACAAAGATTGAAGGAAAGTGAAAGGAGGATAAAGGATATACTTTCTACAATTGGTGAGGGAATTATTATATCTGATAAAAATGGCAAGTTCCTTCAGTTTAACTCTGCGGCTGCTAATATTCTGGGAAAGGGGCCGGTGGAAATAAATCCTTCTGAATGGCCTGCTTTTTATGGTCTTTATTTGCCTGATGGAAAAACTTTATATTCAGCTGATCAATTGCCCCTACAAAGGGCTTTACGAGGTGAGTCTGTTTCAGATGAAGAAATTATAATTATAACTGACAGTAAAGAAGTAAAAAGGGTTCTTATCTCAGCAAAACCAATACATAATGATGTAGGATCTGTTATTGCAGGGTTGATTGACTTTAGAAATATAACAGAATTCCGCCATGTAGAACAAGCGATGAAAGAAGTCGCAGATAAATATCAGGAACTTCATGATTTTCTTGATAAAACCCGAGACTAA
- a CDS encoding NAD-dependent epimerase/dehydratase family protein yields MGKTSLITGVNGHLGNNLLRYLLDKGETVIGTVRNMNDKSPFKGLNFTPVYADLNNKESLLKVLYGVDTLYQVAAVFKQWTINSEKDIYDSNMNGTRNIIEAAAESGVKKIVYVSSIAAMGRNKFPISPDHFNDEKENVYYRSKIDSEKLAWELAEKFKLNMVVVCPSAMIGPHCTYLTPSHNILKMVLNKEVFTDSQFYINWVNVKDVAEGCFRAAQDGVPGQRYGLGTKKAIGITEVVKLAQKRYPELNIKTPPKMPRWMLHASAASMELISKITRTEPMLLKSQVRMYFQVRQDMDISKSERHLGYKPTEPDIAIQNALKYLYENKHIK; encoded by the coding sequence ATGGGAAAAACTTCATTGATTACCGGTGTGAATGGGCACCTGGGAAATAACCTTCTTAGATATCTCTTAGACAAAGGAGAAACAGTTATCGGAACTGTCAGAAATATGAATGATAAAAGCCCTTTTAAAGGATTAAATTTTACACCTGTATATGCTGATCTGAACAACAAAGAATCATTGCTGAAAGTCCTTTATGGTGTCGATACTCTATATCAGGTTGCTGCTGTATTCAAGCAATGGACAATAAATTCAGAAAAGGATATTTATGATTCAAATATGAATGGGACAAGAAACATTATTGAAGCTGCAGCAGAATCTGGTGTTAAGAAGATCGTATATGTAAGTTCAATTGCGGCCATGGGAAGAAATAAGTTCCCTATATCTCCTGATCATTTTAATGATGAAAAAGAGAATGTCTATTACAGATCAAAAATAGACAGTGAAAAACTTGCATGGGAGCTTGCAGAGAAGTTTAAACTCAATATGGTAGTAGTTTGTCCGTCTGCTATGATAGGACCTCACTGTACCTATCTTACTCCATCTCATAATATTCTTAAAATGGTTTTGAATAAAGAAGTGTTTACTGATTCACAATTTTATATCAATTGGGTAAATGTAAAAGATGTGGCCGAAGGTTGTTTTAGGGCAGCACAAGATGGTGTTCCAGGACAACGTTATGGACTGGGTACTAAAAAGGCAATTGGAATTACTGAGGTTGTTAAACTGGCTCAAAAGAGGTATCCCGAACTTAATATTAAGACACCTCCCAAAATGCCCCGTTGGATGCTTCATGCAAGTGCGGCTTCAATGGAGCTTATTTCTAAAATCACCCGGACAGAACCTATGCTTTTAAAAAGCCAGGTGCGGATGTATTTTCAGGTTCGTCAGGACATGGATATAAGCAAGTCAGAACGCCACCTGGGATATAAGCCGACTGAACCGGATATTGCCATACAAAATGCTTTAAAGTATTTGTATGAAAATAAGCACATAAAATGA
- a CDS encoding Crp/Fnr family transcriptional regulator, whose protein sequence is MKDQLIELLKVYFDNSLPDFQHLEGKVLFEKKIKKEYIVKADSHSRDFYFILNGYVRTYYQAAKGEEITTDILGKGEMTASIYSLLKGEPAYENIQCVTDCVVCRISEKQFEELALQNATWYMLSMKFLKAALLKKEERIIDFARLKANERYVNLLTQRPDILQNVPVQYIASYLGVKPESLSRIRNQSTFS, encoded by the coding sequence ATGAAGGATCAACTGATTGAGCTTCTTAAAGTATATTTTGATAATAGTTTGCCAGACTTTCAACACCTCGAAGGAAAGGTGCTTTTTGAAAAAAAAATTAAAAAGGAATATATAGTAAAAGCCGATTCCCATTCCAGAGATTTTTATTTTATTCTTAACGGGTATGTCAGAACCTACTATCAGGCAGCTAAAGGAGAAGAAATCACAACTGATATTCTCGGCAAAGGAGAAATGACAGCTTCGATATACAGTCTTCTGAAAGGGGAACCAGCATATGAGAATATTCAATGCGTAACAGATTGTGTGGTTTGCAGAATTTCAGAAAAGCAGTTTGAGGAATTGGCATTGCAAAATGCAACATGGTATATGTTGAGTATGAAATTCTTAAAAGCTGCTCTGTTGAAAAAGGAAGAACGTATTATTGATTTTGCAAGACTTAAAGCCAATGAACGTTATGTAAATCTTTTAACTCAACGCCCTGATATCCTTCAAAATGTTCCGGTTCAGTATATTGCGTCTTATCTGGGAGTTAAACCTGAATCTCTTAGCAGGATAAGAAACCAAAGCACTTTTTCCTAA
- a CDS encoding efflux RND transporter permease subunit produces MSLSTLSIKRPVLAIVMNLIILFFGFMGFRSLGIREFPVVEAPMVSVRTSYAGASAEIVEAQITYPLEKALNGIEGVKSISSTSSLGSSSISVEFNLDADLETAANDVRDKVSQTLRSLPQDLDAPPVVSKDVGGEYIIVMTITNDKMTDLELNDYVDNMILPRLQTIKGVGYVYLFGEKKFAMRLWLDPVKLAAFKVTLQDVRQALDKENVELPTGRLEGNRTELTVKANAKFKDETGFNNMIIKAASGKVVRLQDIGYARLGAENEESIFRINDIPSLGCSIVPQPGANHTEIAEEFYKRYDQLQKELPPDFKLAVSTDNTKFITKSITEVTETLIIAILLVVIIIYLFFRDWSIALRPLIDIPVSLVGTFFVMFIFGFSINVLTLLAIVLATGLVVDDGIVVTENIFKKLEQGMSPFQAAIDGSKEITFAVISTSITLAAIFLPIIFMEGFVGKLFKEFGIVVSSAVLISIFVSLSLTPMLNAWLVHDHTKKSRFYTYSEPFFVWLNESYARSLDNFFKRRWMAFVIVGVAVVSTVFIWKIIPAEVAPTEDRSMLRITMTLPEGASYEYTDEFMQKYVQLIRDSIPENRLVMAITASSPGGSSSGGVNSGFSRIPLVDPDKRERSQQEIVDKINQLMKKFPEAKVQVGQDQTINTGVRGLPIQYIIQAPDFEKLEEYLPKFMDEAQKDPTFSIVDVNLKFNRPDIQVRINREKAREVGVNVSDIAQTLQLALSGQRFGFFSMNGRQYQVIGQFDRVNRNESVDLKNIYVRNTSGNLIQLDNLVEFEESSSPPQLFRFNRYQAATISAGLAPGKTIGDGVAAMDAIRDKVLDDSFSTALIGQARDFAESSTNTSYIFILALILVYLILAAQFESFVDPFIIMLTVPLAVAGGVISLWYFNQTNNIFSQIGMIMLIGLVTKNGILIVEFANHLKESGRDVRTAALEAANGRLRPILMTSLATALGALPIAIAFGAAAKSRMGMGIVIVGGLMISLLFTLYVIPAMYTYLSKDKSAKRAKILVDEPAKEESFVSEIF; encoded by the coding sequence ATGAGTTTATCGACATTAAGTATCAAGAGGCCGGTACTAGCCATAGTAATGAATCTCATCATTCTCTTCTTTGGCTTTATGGGATTCAGGTCGCTTGGTATACGAGAGTTTCCTGTTGTGGAAGCGCCGATGGTTTCGGTAAGGACTTCCTATGCAGGTGCAAGTGCTGAGATCGTTGAAGCGCAGATAACCTACCCGCTGGAAAAGGCCTTGAATGGTATTGAAGGTGTTAAGTCTATATCTTCAACGAGCAGCCTTGGTTCAAGTTCTATTTCAGTAGAATTTAATCTTGACGCTGATCTTGAGACAGCTGCCAATGATGTTAGAGATAAGGTCTCTCAGACGCTTCGTTCTTTGCCTCAGGATTTGGACGCTCCTCCTGTTGTGAGCAAGGACGTAGGTGGGGAGTATATCATTGTAATGACCATTACTAATGATAAAATGACAGATCTGGAGCTCAATGATTATGTAGACAATATGATCCTTCCACGGCTTCAGACAATTAAGGGCGTTGGTTATGTTTATCTTTTCGGAGAGAAAAAATTTGCAATGAGACTATGGCTTGATCCTGTAAAGCTTGCTGCTTTTAAAGTAACTCTTCAGGATGTAAGGCAGGCTTTGGATAAAGAGAATGTGGAACTTCCTACAGGGAGGCTGGAAGGAAACAGAACCGAATTGACTGTAAAAGCCAATGCCAAATTTAAGGATGAAACCGGATTTAATAATATGATTATTAAGGCCGCTTCCGGCAAGGTTGTACGTCTTCAGGATATCGGATACGCGAGGTTAGGTGCAGAGAATGAAGAATCCATTTTCAGAATAAATGATATTCCTAGTTTAGGCTGTTCCATTGTTCCCCAGCCGGGAGCCAATCATACGGAGATTGCGGAAGAGTTTTATAAAAGATATGATCAGCTTCAGAAAGAATTGCCCCCTGATTTTAAACTTGCCGTTTCAACTGATAACACTAAATTTATCACAAAATCAATAACGGAGGTAACAGAAACGCTTATCATCGCAATCTTGCTGGTTGTAATAATTATCTATTTGTTCTTTAGAGACTGGTCTATTGCGCTGCGCCCTTTGATAGATATTCCCGTATCTCTTGTCGGAACATTTTTTGTTATGTTCATTTTCGGTTTTTCTATCAATGTACTTACACTTCTGGCCATTGTCCTTGCTACAGGACTGGTTGTAGATGATGGTATTGTTGTTACAGAAAATATTTTCAAGAAGCTAGAACAGGGAATGTCTCCGTTTCAAGCTGCTATAGATGGTTCGAAGGAAATAACATTTGCAGTTATCTCCACATCCATTACGCTTGCAGCTATATTTCTTCCCATCATATTCATGGAAGGCTTTGTTGGAAAGCTGTTTAAGGAATTTGGAATAGTTGTATCTTCTGCCGTTCTGATTTCAATATTCGTTTCACTTAGCCTCACACCTATGCTGAATGCATGGCTTGTTCATGATCATACTAAAAAGAGCAGGTTTTATACATATTCAGAGCCATTCTTTGTCTGGTTAAATGAATCCTATGCAAGATCTCTGGATAACTTCTTTAAACGCCGTTGGATGGCATTTGTGATAGTTGGTGTAGCTGTTGTAAGCACTGTATTTATCTGGAAGATCATTCCTGCTGAAGTTGCTCCGACTGAAGACAGAAGTATGTTACGTATCACTATGACCTTACCGGAAGGAGCATCTTATGAATATACTGATGAGTTCATGCAAAAGTATGTTCAACTGATCCGCGATTCTATTCCTGAAAATAGACTTGTAATGGCCATCACTGCTTCAAGTCCGGGTGGTTCAAGTTCTGGTGGAGTTAATTCAGGTTTCTCAAGAATACCGTTGGTAGATCCTGATAAAAGGGAAAGAAGCCAACAGGAGATTGTCGATAAGATCAATCAGTTGATGAAAAAGTTCCCTGAAGCTAAAGTGCAGGTTGGACAGGATCAGACAATCAACACAGGTGTAAGAGGACTTCCCATTCAGTATATTATTCAGGCCCCGGATTTTGAGAAGCTTGAAGAATATCTTCCGAAGTTTATGGATGAAGCCCAAAAAGATCCTACATTTTCAATTGTAGATGTGAATCTTAAATTCAACAGACCAGATATTCAGGTTCGTATAAACCGTGAAAAGGCAAGGGAAGTAGGTGTAAATGTTTCTGATATCGCTCAGACTTTACAGCTTGCTTTGAGTGGACAACGTTTTGGTTTCTTCTCAATGAATGGAAGACAATATCAGGTAATAGGTCAGTTTGACAGAGTCAATAGAAATGAGTCTGTTGATTTGAAAAATATATATGTAAGAAATACTTCAGGTAATTTAATCCAACTTGATAACCTGGTGGAGTTTGAAGAGTCAAGCAGTCCGCCTCAGTTGTTCAGGTTTAACAGGTATCAGGCTGCTACGATATCAGCAGGATTAGCTCCTGGTAAAACCATCGGCGATGGTGTGGCGGCAATGGATGCCATAAGAGACAAGGTGCTGGATGATTCCTTTTCAACTGCATTGATAGGTCAGGCAAGAGACTTTGCCGAGAGTTCAACAAATACATCTTACATATTTATATTGGCTTTGATTCTCGTATATCTGATTCTGGCAGCTCAGTTTGAAAGTTTCGTAGATCCATTTATCATCATGCTTACTGTACCTTTGGCTGTTGCAGGTGGAGTAATATCTTTATGGTATTTTAATCAGACCAATAACATATTCAGTCAGATCGGAATGATTATGCTAATCGGACTGGTAACGAAAAATGGTATTCTTATAGTCGAGTTTGCGAATCACCTAAAAGAATCCGGAAGGGATGTTCGAACAGCCGCGCTGGAAGCAGCAAACGGAAGGTTAAGACCGATATTAATGACAAGTTTGGCAACAGCATTGGGTGCATTACCAATCGCTATTGCATTTGGTGCCGCTGCAAAAAGCAGAATGGGAATGGGTATTGTTATAGTAGGAGGATTGATGATATCATTGTTGTTTACACTTTATGTAATTCCTGCAATGTATACTTATCTGTCAAAAGATAAATCAGCTAAAAGAGCTAAAATACTGGTTGATGAACCAGCTAAAGAAGAAAGTTTTGTAAGTGAAATTTTTTAA
- a CDS encoding efflux RND transporter periplasmic adaptor subunit: protein MRRFKIYFIIATILSALIFIKAKFFTTDKGKSNTAKKSPDKLSTPVSVFVVGNESIQPKVYATGTILANEATELKAEASGRVIYLNLPEGQFVKSGTLLLKVNDAEYQAQLTKLKAQIKLASSNEERQRQLLEINGISKQEYDNALANLLTLRADSAFVQTQIAKTEIRAPFNGLIGIHSLGPGAYITPAITAASIYQVDPVKIEFYLPEKYSAIIQTGDEIQFRAEGLKDVFSAKIIIKDPAVDTDSRSVRYHAICANTNGKLLPGTFVNVELKQNENSKTLFVPTEAIVPVTNNKIVFVVKDGIAQEKIVRTGIRTEDFLQIVSGISVGDSVVINGNFRLKNEAKVKVVKSKERVAVNREG, encoded by the coding sequence ATGAGAAGATTTAAAATCTACTTCATCATAGCAACGATATTAAGTGCTTTGATATTTATAAAAGCAAAGTTTTTTACAACTGATAAGGGTAAGTCAAACACTGCAAAAAAATCTCCAGATAAGCTCTCTACCCCGGTTTCTGTTTTCGTTGTAGGTAATGAAAGTATACAACCTAAAGTTTATGCTACAGGAACCATACTTGCCAATGAAGCAACTGAGCTGAAAGCTGAGGCAAGTGGCAGAGTAATTTATCTGAATCTTCCAGAAGGGCAATTTGTAAAAAGCGGAACACTTTTATTGAAAGTAAATGATGCAGAATATCAGGCTCAGTTAACAAAGCTAAAAGCTCAGATTAAACTTGCTTCATCAAACGAAGAAAGGCAACGTCAGCTATTGGAAATAAATGGTATCAGCAAACAGGAATACGATAATGCTTTGGCAAATCTTTTAACATTAAGAGCTGATAGCGCTTTCGTGCAAACACAGATTGCAAAAACAGAAATCAGGGCTCCTTTTAATGGTTTGATCGGTATACATTCTCTTGGCCCTGGTGCATATATAACTCCAGCTATCACTGCTGCTTCTATTTATCAGGTAGATCCTGTTAAGATTGAATTTTATCTTCCTGAAAAATATTCTGCAATTATTCAGACAGGTGATGAGATTCAGTTCAGAGCTGAAGGTTTGAAGGATGTCTTTTCTGCTAAAATCATAATTAAAGATCCGGCAGTCGATACTGATAGCAGAAGTGTTCGCTATCATGCAATTTGCGCAAATACCAATGGAAAGCTTTTACCTGGAACATTTGTAAATGTTGAGCTTAAGCAAAATGAAAATTCTAAAACATTATTTGTGCCTACAGAAGCAATAGTTCCGGTAACTAATAATAAAATTGTCTTTGTAGTGAAGGATGGAATCGCTCAAGAAAAGATAGTCAGAACCGGTATTCGTACAGAAGATTTTCTACAGATTGTATCTGGTATTTCAGTTGGTGATTCGGTTGTGATCAACGGAAATTTCAGGCTTAAGAATGAAGCTAAAGTTAAAGTTGTGAAGTCAAAGGAAAGAGTTGCAGTAAACAGAGAGGGATAA
- a CDS encoding sterol desaturase family protein, producing the protein MKEIITSVFENLGSWGLSVIVLVLGITEFLVGLYDKHDWDENEKATDLICYAAPKILLAPVFAFFTLKALPVLFPGMMGIFSWIPFWFGFAIIAVADDLTQYWYHRLHHEIPWLWRFHRTHHSASYMGMAMASRQNIIYTVFFSQTYLTATLVFLGLGFPALFVKGIKSLITLSAHSSIAWDKPFYKYKFLRPLAWVLERLISTPATHHAHHADANDGVGHYKGNFGNMFFIWDLIFGTGLITRQYPAGYGVKHYYKEEWYVQFLWPFFKSKKVGSELAVGGPEFYDEVGETGGYTVKDLKSNLPEPALHKELLEEPQYNQVAV; encoded by the coding sequence ATGAAAGAAATCATTACATCAGTATTCGAAAACCTTGGCTCCTGGGGGCTATCTGTGATTGTCTTGGTATTAGGTATTACAGAATTTTTAGTAGGTCTGTATGATAAACATGACTGGGATGAAAATGAAAAGGCTACAGACCTAATTTGCTATGCAGCTCCAAAGATTCTATTAGCTCCTGTTTTTGCATTCTTCACTCTGAAAGCATTGCCTGTACTGTTTCCTGGCATGATGGGGATATTTTCTTGGATTCCTTTCTGGTTCGGTTTTGCAATAATAGCAGTAGCAGATGACCTTACTCAGTATTGGTATCATCGTCTTCATCACGAAATTCCATGGTTGTGGAGATTTCACAGAACGCACCATTCTGCTTCCTATATGGGGATGGCAATGGCAAGCAGACAAAACATCATCTACACAGTTTTCTTTTCTCAAACATATCTTACTGCAACGCTTGTCTTTCTAGGATTAGGTTTTCCTGCCTTATTTGTGAAAGGTATAAAGTCGCTTATCACTTTATCAGCGCACTCCAGTATTGCTTGGGATAAACCATTTTATAAGTACAAATTTTTACGTCCCTTAGCATGGGTTCTTGAAAGGCTTATCTCTACACCTGCTACTCATCACGCACATCATGCTGATGCAAATGATGGTGTTGGCCACTATAAAGGTAACTTCGGGAATATGTTCTTTATCTGGGACCTCATCTTTGGTACAGGACTTATTACAAGACAATATCCTGCAGGGTATGGAGTGAAACACTACTACAAAGAAGAGTGGTACGTTCAATTCTTATGGCCTTTCTTCAAGTCAAAGAAAGTCGGAAGTGAACTGGCTGTTGGAGGTCCTGAATTTTACGATGAAGTGGGAGAGACAGGAGGATACACAGTTAAAGACTTAAAGAGTAATCTTCCGGAACCAGCATTGCATAAGGAGCTTCTGGAGGAACCTCAATATAATCAGGTAGCTGTTTAG